The Microlunatus soli genome contains the following window.
GGAGGCGATGGTGTGCCAGAACCAGTGCACGCCCGTGACATGCCACACCAGGTCGGCGACATTCCAGTCCGGGCAGTGTGCCACCCGAGCCCGCAGATCGCCGGCGATGACGGCGTCGGCCAATCCGCGGCTGTGTTCGGTGATGGCGTCGGCGCAGCGTTGCGGAGTCAGTGGCATCGACGGCGGAATGGGAGCTGGCATGGCCGGTACGCTACGCGCCGACACCGACAACTCGAATCGGCGAACCCCGAACCACACCGATCCGCGATAGTTCAGCCTTTCGTGAATTCAGCTCATCTTGTATCGTCAGGATCATGTTGCTGGCAGCCCGTAAGGACGATGTCGCCGGGATCGATGTGTTGGCGCGGTTCGGCCGCGCACTGGCCGATCCGATCCGCTGTCGGCTGTTGTTGGTGCTGCGCGACGCACCGGCCTATCCGTCCGACCTCGCCGAGCAGCTGGGGATCTCGCGGACCAGACTGTCCAATCACCTGGCCTGCCTGCGGGACTGTGGCCTGGTGGTGGCAGTACCGGATGGTCGTCGCTCGCGCTACGAACTGGCCGATCGCCGGCTGGGCCATGCCCTGGACGACCTGCAGAACGCCGTGATCGCCGTTGCTGCAGACCGCACCTGCGCGACCGCTGACACCGAGAGCTGCTGCTGATGGCGGCGAGCACCCGGGTGCTGACCGGACCGCGACGAGCAGCCCTCCGGTGAGCACGACCATGATCATGGTGACGGTTGTTGAGAAGGTGGTACGGCAATGAGTGGGCATGATCATGACCACGCGTCCGGCGCGATAGGTAATCGGAACCGGTTGGCGATAGCGTTCGCGATCACCGCGACCATCCTGGTCGTGGAGGTGATCGGAGCGGTGATCACCGGGTCGCTGGCGTTGATCGTCGACGCGGCCCACATGCTGACCGACGCGGGTGGACTGGCCGTCGCGTTGCTGGCCGCCAACCTGATGATGCGACCGGCGACATCCCAACGGACCTGGGGATTTGCCCGGGCCGAGGTCCTTGCCGCGACTGCCCAGGCGGCGGTGTTGTTCGCCGTCGGGTTGTATGTCCTGGTGGAGGCGATCCAGCGGTTGATCTCGCCGCCGGAGATCTCCTCGCGCGGGTTGTTGATCTTCGGCATCATCGGGCTGGTCGGCAACATGATCTCGATCATGGTGTTGGCCGGCGGCCGGGCGGCGAACTTCAACCTGCGGGCCGCCTTCCTCGAGGTCCTGAACGACGCCCTCGGATCGGCTGCCGTGATCATCGCAGCGATCGTGATTGCGCTGACCGGCTGGCAGCGGGCGGACTCGATCGCGGCGATCGTGATCGGTGCATTGATCCTTCCGCGCGCGGCGCGGCTGTTGCGCGACACTGTCAATGTGCTGCTGGAGTCCACGCCGGCGGGGCTGGATCTGGATGCCGTCCGGAGCCACCTGCTCGGAGTTGATCATGTCCGCGAGGTCCATGATCTGCATGCGTCGCAGATCGCCTCCGGGCTGCCGGTACTGAGCGCCCATGTGATCGTCGACGAGGATTGCTTCACCGACGGTCATGCACCACAGATCCTCGACCAATTGCAGTCCTGCGTTGCCGAACACTTCCCGGTCAGCGTCGAGCACTCCACCTTCCAGCTCGAGCCGGGCGGGCATCAGCGTCACGAACACGTGCCGCATGCCTGAGCCCGGATCCATCGACCGGGGAGGAGTCGAGGGCTGCCATCGTCGATCGCGGATACGTGCCCGATCGGCTATCCGTCGGCAGTACCGGTCGCCAGCGCGATCATCGTCCCCGCGAGGGACTGCACGTCCTCGACGGCACGGGATCCGAGTTCTCCGAGATCCTGTTGCAGCGGGTCGAGCCCGAACAGGACCCTCGGCAGGGCGGGGTAGACGACGAGACCGATGATCCGTCCGGTCATCATCGCGGCCTCGTCGTCGCTGCGCTGGCAGTGCGTCCGCAGATAGTCGCGGAGCCGTTCCTCGGTGGTGGCGAAGAGTGCATCGTGCAGGCCGCCGGCCAGTTCGGGCAACCGATCGGCCTCGGCGATCCCGATCCGCAGCGTCAGGGCCACGTTGGACCAGCGGATCAGCTGGAGGACTCGAGCACAGAATTTCGTGACCGCCTCGGCGGGATCGTCGGAGTAGTCGCCGGGTGTGCGGATGCGGTCCTCGAACAGGGTGCGCATCCGCTGGACGACGGCGATCAGCAGTGCATCCTTGGTCTCGAAGTGGGCGTACAGCGATCGCTTGGAGGTCCTGGCCCGCGCCGCGATGCCGTCCATCGACGTCCCGCTGAAGCCGCTCTCGAGGAAGGCGAGCTTTGCGGAGTCAAGGATGTGTTCGCGCAGTGCTTCTCCTCGTCGGGCCATACCCCAATCTAACATCAAGTGGTACGGTACGGTCGAGTTTACTTTTTCGGTCAGGAGTTCTTCATGATTGTTCTCACCGGTGCCACCGGCCAGATCGGTGCCGTCGTCCTGCGGTCGTTGCTCGATCGAGGGGAGAAGGTCCGCGTCGTGGTCCGCGATGCCGATCGGCTGCCCACTGATCTTCGCGACCAGGTCGACGTCGTCGTCGGATCGCACGCCGATCGCTCGGTCATCGACCAGGCTCTCGACGGCGCCGAGGCGTTGTTCTGGTTGCCGCCGTCGAATCCCACCGCCACCAGCCCGTACGAGGCGTACGTGACGGCGTCCGTCCCCGCCGCCGACGCGGTCGTCCGGCACTCCGTTCCGCGGGTCGTCACGGTCTCGGCGCTGGGGCAGCAGGTGCAGACCTACGCCGGCCATGTGTCGGCCTCCCATGCCATGGACGACCTGTTCGCCAGCACCGGCGCCGACCTGCGGGTGTTGGCGATGCCGACCTTCATGGACAACCTGCTGCGGCAGCGAGCGGCGATCGGCAAGGGGTTCGTGACCGGCACCCTGCCCGCCGACCTGCGGATGCCGTGGGTTGCCACGCGCGACATCGGTGCCGTTGCCGCCGAGGTGCTGGCCGACCACTCCTGGACCGGGCAGCAGATCGTCGAGGTGATGGGACCGGAGGACCTGTCCTACAACGACGTCGCGAAGGTGCTCTCCGACGTCCTGGGGACACCGATCCGGTTCGTTCCCGGCGACCGGGCCGCCGATGTCGAGACGATGATCAGCTTCGGGCTGTCGCCCGCCATGGCCGAGTCGGCGATGGCGATGGACCGCGCGGCCGAGCGAGGGATCAACAACGCTGCGACCCGCACACCGCAGAACGCGACCCCGACGACGTTGCGCGAATTCGCCGAGAAGGTCCTGAAGCCGGCGGTGACCCAGTGACCGACGACGTCGATCGCTACTTCTCCAGCGCCGGCAGCAGGGCTGCCGACAGGTCGGGGCGCCGCGATCTGGTGCCCGAGTCCGGCATCGTCGATCATCAGTTCCACTGGTATCCCCGTCGTTACCTGGACCTGTTGGCAGGTCGGCGCGACTACCCACGCGTCGAGGTCGTCGACGGGGGAGCCCGCCTTCTTGAGCTGGACGGCGACCTCACCCAGCCCGCGGTCGAGACGTTGAGCGCGGACATCGATGATCATCTGTCGCAGGCGGCCACCGCCGGCATCGGACAGATCGTCGTCGGGCCCGCGACACTCGGCGAGATCCTGCATCTCGATCCGGCCGAGGCGACCGAGCTGCTGTCGGTGCTCCATCAGGAGTACGCGGATGCCCAGGCCCGGCACCCCGGCCGGGTGGCCGCTCTGGCGGCGTTACCGATGCAGGATGCCGGCGCTGCTCTGAAGATCATGGATCAGGCGATCGGCGAACTGGGCTTGCGCGGGGTGTCGCTGCTGACGGCGAACGAAGGCCGACCGCTGGTCGATGAGGACGTGATCGCGGTCTATCGGCAGATCGCCGAACACGATGTGCCGATCTTTCTGCACCCGGCCGGCCGCGCACCGCTCCGAGCGCACGCCCGGGGCTTCCGGCAGCAGGTCGGGCTGGGCTGGGTGTATCAGACGGCCGCGGCTGCGCTGGAGATCATCGACAGCGGCCTGCTTGATCTGCTGCCGCAGTTGCAGTTCGTCCATCCGCATCTCGGCGGCGTGCTGCCCTACGTCGTCGGACGGGTCAGCCCGATCCCCGGTAGTCGAGCAGCGCAGCCGATCGAGCACTATCTGCGGCACAACTTCTTCGTCGACACCGCCGCGCAGACCCCCGCCGCGCTGAGCACCGCGATCGCCACCTACGGGCTGGATCGCATCGTGTTCGCCTCGGACCACCCGTTCATTCCGATGACACAGATGCGTGCTCTGATCGAAGACCAGCTGACCGGCACCGAGACCACGGCCATCTACGCCAACCGCGTCGGTAATCTGCGGTACGGCGAGTGACAGGAGAAGCACCATGACGAAACAACAAGCATTGATCATCGGAGCGTCACGGGGGATCGGGCTCGGCCTGGTCGAGCGGCTGCTCGAACGAGACTGGGAGGTGACCGCGACCAGCCGCCGCGCTGCCGATCACGGCCTGGCCGATCTGGCCGACCGGTTCGCGGGCCGCTTGCAGCCGGAGCAGGTCGACATCGACAGCGAGGATCAGGTCACGGCTCTGCACCAGCGGCTGGCCGGGTCGGCGTTCGACCTGATCCTGATCAACGCCGGCGTGACACACGACCGATGGGAGACCGTGGCCGAGGTCAGCACCGACACGTTCCAGCGGCTGATGCTCACCAATGCGTTGAGCCCGATGCGATTCATCGAACGCTTCCAGGACCGGACGACGCCGAGCGGCACCCTCGCCGTGACGTCGTCCGGACAGGGCAGCATCACCAACAACACCCGGGTAACCGGCTGGGAGGTCTACCGGGCCAGCAAGTCGGCCTTGAACCAGTTGATGCGCAGCTTCGCGGCGCGCCATCCCGACGACTCGCACACGCTGCTGTTGCTGGCTCCCGGCTGGGTCCGGACCGAGCTCGGCGGTCCCGAGGCCACGCTGAGTGTCGAGCAGAGCACCGCTGGCCTCGCCGACGTCATCGAAGCGCAGGCCGGACGGCGTGGACTGCAGTTCCTCGACCAAGCCGGCCGGACCGTTCCGTGGTGAGCAGACCATCGCCTCACCGGGATCACCGTTGGCGATCACCGCTCCTCGGGCGCAGACGTAACCCCTGCGGGGTCATCCGGAAGCCGGCGTCCTCGAGAAGCATCCGCAGTCGCTGCGCAGTGAAGATCTGTTCGCCGTTGGCGCGTTCGATGGTCACCCGACCGAGTTTGCCGTCGGTCACGGCGTCGGCCAACGCCCTGGCTGCCGGCGCCAGTAGTTGATCGACCTCGGTGAAGGCCAGCAGCGTCCGTCCGCCGCGTTCGACGTACAGGGTGAGCAGACCGTCGACCAACACGACCAGCGCCCCCGCCTTGCGGCCGGGCCGGTGACCGGCGCGTTCGGGCCAGGGGAGGGCGGCGCCGTACGCACAGGCAGGGTCGGTCGCGGCGAGCACCACGGCCGTCGGAGTTTCAAGATCAAGATCACGTTGATGATCACGCAGCCGGTCGATCGCTCCCGGCACCGCGAACTGGGCGGCGCCGAGGTGGTCGATGAAGTAGCCGCGGCGGCACTCGCCGGACTCCTCCAGGGTACTCAGCGCACGGTAGGCGTTGCCGAAGCCGCCGTCGATGTTCTCGTTCAGCACGCTGCCGCGGGTCAACACTCCGTAGCGGTCGAGCTGGTTGAACAGTTCGCCGGCGTATCGACCGCGGACATCGGGCTCGGCGGGCCGAGGCACGGCCGACCACCGACCGGCCGTGGTCGGTGACGACGCCGCAAATCCCGGACGAGGCGTCCGCCGGGACAGCCCACCTCCGGGGCCGAATCGTGGCCGCATCCCGCGGCCGCCGCGAAGCCGGGCGGTCGGTGTCGCGGGCCGCTTCATGGTGCCGTCGACGGTCAGTGCGCGGACCGGCGCGAAGGTGTCGCCGGTGACGTGACCGGACCAGACCAGATCCCACAACGCCTGCACCAGGTCGGCCCGCCGGCCCGGCTCCAGATCGTCCGGGATCAGCGACTCGAAGAAGAACCCGCCGCCACCGGCGAAGCGTTGCAGCAACTCCGCGGCCAACGGCCCGGGAACGTCGCCGCCGGCGTCGGGCAACTCCGAATCCCTGGGATAGAAGCGGATCCAGCCGTCGGCGTCGCCGAGCGCGCCGTCACCGATCCATACCACTTCGCCGGCCGCGGTCAGCTCGTCCAACATCGCCGGGCTGTAGTCGGCCACCCGGGCCGGCAAGATCATCGATTCGATCATGCTGGCCGGCAACCGGTAGCCGGCCAGCTGCTCCAGCACCGAGAGCACCGCCTCGGTCCCGCGGACCCCCGATCCGATGCCCTGCCAGTCGGTCAGGAACCGTTGATAGGCGACCTGATCGACCGGCTCGATCCCGTGCCGGAGTTTGGCCAGGGTGCGGCGCTTGATCAGCGCCAGGTTGCGTTGATGGCAGTACTGGCGGCGGCGGTCGAGTGCCTGATGCTCTTCGACAGGCTCGGGGATCTGCCCTTCGACAGGCTCAGGGACCTCGGTCGGTCGGGTGAAGCTGCCCGCGATCACCGTGCCGTCGGCGATCAGGTCACTGAGCGCGGCGGTGATCACACCGATGCCCAGGCCGTAGCGGTCGGCGATCGTCTCGGCAACGAACGGACCGTGGCTGCGGGCCCAGCGCTGCACCAGATCGGTGATCGGTCGGTCTCCGGTGGAACCGACGTCGGCGGCGGTGCCTGGTGGCAGGGGGATGCCGAGTCCGTCCCGCAGCCGGGGCAGATCCTCGGTCACTGCGAGCCGTTCGTCGCCGGCGATCCGGACCAAGGCGATCCGGCGGTCCTTGATCAACTCGGCGACGGCGGCATCAAGATCGACATCGGGACCGACCCGGGCAGCGAGCTCGTCGGTGCGGAACGGTCCGGCCGTCCGGATCAGGTCATACAGCTGTTCGGTGCGGGTGGCCCGCCGGTCCTCGCTCAACCATTGCAGGTCGGCCTCGACCTCGGCGATCACCTCGGGGTCGAGCAGTTGTTCCAGGCCGTCCTTGCCGAGCAGCTCGGCCAGCAGTCCGGCGTCCAGGGAGAGCGCTGCCGCCTTCTTCTCGGCCAACGGGACGTCGCCTTCGTAGACGAACTCCCCGACATAGCCGAACAGCAGCGACTTGGCGAACGGTGACGGATCCTTGGTCTCCACCTCGACGATCCGCAGTTGCTGGCCGGCGATCCTGCGCTGCACGTCCAGCAGCGAGTCGAGATCGAAGACGTCGGTCAGGCACTCCCGCATCGTCTCCAGCACGATCGGGAACTCCGGATAACGGGACGCCACCCCGAGCAACTGGGCCGAACGCATCCGCTGCTGCCACAACGGCGAACGGGACCGCGGATCGCGCCGTGGCAGCAGCAAGGCCCGAGCGGCGCATTCGCGGAAGCGGGAGGCGAACAGAGCCGAACCGCCGACCTCCTCAGTGACGATCTGCTCCAGAGCGTCGGGATCGGCGATGATCAACTCCGCGCCCGGCGGATCGGACTCGGTGTCCGGGATCCGCAGCACGATGCCGTCGTTGGTGGCGGTCGCCGAGGCCTCGACACCGTACCGCTCCCGGGCGGCCGCCTCGATAGCCAACGCCCACGGTGCGTGCACGGCAGATCCGAGTGGCGAATGGATACAGACCCGCCAGTCGCCGAGCTCGTCGCGGAACCGTTCGAAGATCAACTCCCGGTCGGTCGGCAGCCCGCGGGTCGCCTTCTGCTGTTCGGCCAGATAGCCGATCAGATTGTCCGCCGCCCAGTCGTCGAGGCCGGCCGACAGCAGCCGCGGCTTGGACTCGGCTGCCGGTTGCGCGGCGATCTCGCGGACGAACCCGCCCAGCGCCCGCCCCAGCTCGGCCGGCCGGGCCGGCGCATCGCCCTTCCAGAACGGCAGTCGTCCCGGAACGCCCGGAGCCGGCGTGACCTGGACCTGATCATGGGTGATCGCCTCGATCCGCCAACTCGTGGTGCCGAGAGTGACCACATCGCCGACCCGCGATTCGTAGACCATCTCCTCGTCCAGCTCACCGACCCGGCGACCGGCACCCTCGCCGACCAGGAAGACGCCGAACATCCCGCGATCGGGAATCGTCCCACCCGAGGTGACCGCCAACCGCTGGGATCCCTTGCGGGCTTGCAGAAGGTTGCTGTCGCGATGCCAGATCAGCCGTGGCCGGAGCTCGGCGAAGTCCTCACTCGGATAGCGGCCGCTGAGCATCTCCAGGACGGCCTCGTAGGCGCTGCGCGGCAGATCGGTGAAGCCGTCGGCGCGGCGGACCAGATCGAACAACCGATCGGCATCGAGGTCGCCGTCGGAGGCGATGGCGACGATCTGCTGGGCCAGCACGTCCAGCGGGTTGTGCAGCGTGGCTACTTCCTCGATCTGGCCGTCGCGCATCCGGGTCGCGACCACCGCCGACTCGATCAGATCGCCACGGTGGTTGGGAAAGAACACGCCCCGAGAGATCGCCCCGACCTGATGTCCGGCGCGGCCGACCCGTTGCAGGCCGCTGGCCACCGAGGGTGGTGACTCGACCTGGATCACGATGTCGACCGCACCCATGTCGATGCCGAGTTCCAGCGACGACGTCGCCACCACGCACCGCAGCCGGCCGGACTTCAGATCGTCCTCGACGATCGCGCGCTGCTCCTTGCTGACCGAACCGTGATGTGCCTTGGCGATCACCGGGGTGGCGTCGCTGCCGTCCTGTCCCTTGGATGCACTGGATTGGGCCATCACCTGGGCCGGCGGTTTGACGTCGTCGGGCACCTCGACGCCGAGCCGCTCGGCGTACAACTCGTTGAGGTGGGCGGTCAGCCGCTCGGCCAGCCGGCGGGAGTTGGCGAACACGATGCTGGAACGGTGGTCGCAGACCAGGTCGAGGATCCGGGACTCCACATGCGGCCAGATCGACGGGGGACCGCTGGGCCGTTCCGCTCCGTCGAAGATCTCGTCGGCGAAGGAATCGATCTGCACATCGTCGGTCGATGGGTCGAGCCGGGCCTGGGGTGCGACCGCGCCGACATCGGCCATGTCCTCGACCGGGACGACGATCTGCAGATCCCAGTTCTTCTCGGCGGCGGGCGCAACCACCTGCACCGGATGACTGCCGCCGAGGAACGCGGCCACCCGCTCCGGCGGCCGTACGGTCGCTGACAGCCCGATCCGTTGCACCGGTCGATGGTCCGCGATCGGCTTCCCGTCCGCGTCATGACCGACCAGTTCCTCCAACCGCTCCAGGGAAAGCGCCAGATGGGCGCCGCGTTTGGTGCCGGCCAGAGCGTGTACCTCGTCGACGATCACGGTCCGCACGCTGCGCAGGCTGTCCCGGGCCGCGGAGGTCAGCATCAGGAACAGCGACTCCGGCGTGGTGATCATGATGTCCGGTGGCCGGGTGGACAGCTTGCGCCGGTCGCCGGCCGGGGTGTCACCGGAGCGGACGCCGACCCGGATCTCCGGCACGGTCTCGCCGATCCGGGTGGCGGTCCGGGCGATGCCGGTCAGCGGTGCCCGGAGGTTGCGTTCGACGTCGACGGCGAGCGCCTTCAACGGCGAGACGTAGAGCACCCGGCAGCGTTGTTTGGTCGGCGGCGGCTCGCTGCGGGACAAACCGTCCAGCGCCCAGAGGAACGCGGCCAGCGTCTTGCCCGAACCGGTCGGGGCGATGACCAGGGCATTCTGTCCGGAGGAGATGGTCTGCCAGGCGCCGGCCTGAGCCGCCGTTGGGGCCTCGAAGACCTCGCTGAACCAGGTCCGGGTGGGCAGCGCGAAGCCCGCGAGCGCGTCGAACCCCTCGCTCCCGGTCACATCTGTCTCCCGATCAGATCAGGTGCGTCGGTCATCACGTCCTCATCCTGCCGCGTCACTCCGACAGTCTGCTGCGGGTGGGGCCGAGGCCCGCTCAGGGACGACCCGTGTGGTCGCCGAAGGATTCCCCACATCGGGTGCACATCACGCGTTCACGGATCTCGAACGCTCCCGAACCGCCGCCGATCGCACGGTTGCGGAAGCTGCGGACGAAGCCGTAGTGGTCGCAGGCCGTCCCCAGCTTCTCGGCCCAGGTGCTGGCGATGGCCGCAAGCCGGACCAGGTCAGCCCGCAGTCCGGACCCTGACAGTCCCGGTCCGGGCGGCGCCGATCCCGGTGCGGGATCCGCAGCCCGCCGTGCGACGGGTGCCTGCTGCTCGAGGTGATCGACGGTTTCGGTCAGCAGCGACATCCAGCGCGGATCGTCGTGGGGCAGCCCATCGATCTCTTCGTAGATGCCCACTCAGCGCACTCTTCCTTGCTCGTCGTCCGGATCCAGGCAGAGGTTAGCAAGTCGACCGGGGGAGTTGACCGAGCACATCGCTGTCCGACGAGCAGCCGACAGCAATCTCCTCGGGCAGCCTGCTGACGGGTCTTCGCACCTCCTCCATCCTGCAGCTCACGACTGCCTCGACGACCCTGACACTAGGCTTGGAGCATCATGCGGGAGACAGAATTCTGGGAGCGGATGCGGACCCACCTCGGCGACGGGTACTACCGGGTCTGGGCGTCCCAACACAATCTGGGCAGCCTCGGCGGTCGTACGGTCGACGAGGCGATGGCAGCCGGGATCGACTGCAAGACGATCTGGCGCGCCGTCTGGGCGGCCCTGGAACTCCCGGCCCGAGAACGCTGATTCGCTCGGGCTCAGCCTCGATCCACCGCTGTGCCGCTACTGCGCGACCCCATCCGGGCCCATCGGCGGCGTTGCCGCCGCTCAACGGTCAACCAGACCGCCCTCGCGGCGGCAACTTGCCGATGCACCCGTCTGGTGCCGCTCGCTACGCGGCACATCGGTGGATCGAGGCTCAGGGACCTTCAGCGATTGGCCAGGGCCCCCATCGGATCCCAGGCTGGCAGCACTGTCGGTTCGGTGTCGAGAGCTGCGACCAGATCGTCCGGCAGCAGCGACTTCGGGGCGGCGATCTCGAAGACGTACTCGTCGAACCAGGAGTCGTTCATGGTGTAGAAGCCCTG
Protein-coding sequences here:
- a CDS encoding cation diffusion facilitator family transporter; its protein translation is MAIAFAITATILVVEVIGAVITGSLALIVDAAHMLTDAGGLAVALLAANLMMRPATSQRTWGFARAEVLAATAQAAVLFAVGLYVLVEAIQRLISPPEISSRGLLIFGIIGLVGNMISIMVLAGGRAANFNLRAAFLEVLNDALGSAAVIIAAIVIALTGWQRADSIAAIVIGALILPRAARLLRDTVNVLLESTPAGLDLDAVRSHLLGVDHVREVHDLHASQIASGLPVLSAHVIVDEDCFTDGHAPQILDQLQSCVAEHFPVSVEHSTFQLEPGGHQRHEHVPHA
- a CDS encoding TetR/AcrR family transcriptional regulator; its protein translation is MARRGEALREHILDSAKLAFLESGFSGTSMDGIAARARTSKRSLYAHFETKDALLIAVVQRMRTLFEDRIRTPGDYSDDPAEAVTKFCARVLQLIRWSNVALTLRIGIAEADRLPELAGGLHDALFATTEERLRDYLRTHCQRSDDEAAMMTGRIIGLVVYPALPRVLFGLDPLQQDLGELGSRAVEDVQSLAGTMIALATGTADG
- a CDS encoding ATP-dependent helicase; protein product: MTGSEGFDALAGFALPTRTWFSEVFEAPTAAQAGAWQTISSGQNALVIAPTGSGKTLAAFLWALDGLSRSEPPPTKQRCRVLYVSPLKALAVDVERNLRAPLTGIARTATRIGETVPEIRVGVRSGDTPAGDRRKLSTRPPDIMITTPESLFLMLTSAARDSLRSVRTVIVDEVHALAGTKRGAHLALSLERLEELVGHDADGKPIADHRPVQRIGLSATVRPPERVAAFLGGSHPVQVVAPAAEKNWDLQIVVPVEDMADVGAVAPQARLDPSTDDVQIDSFADEIFDGAERPSGPPSIWPHVESRILDLVCDHRSSIVFANSRRLAERLTAHLNELYAERLGVEVPDDVKPPAQVMAQSSASKGQDGSDATPVIAKAHHGSVSKEQRAIVEDDLKSGRLRCVVATSSLELGIDMGAVDIVIQVESPPSVASGLQRVGRAGHQVGAISRGVFFPNHRGDLIESAVVATRMRDGQIEEVATLHNPLDVLAQQIVAIASDGDLDADRLFDLVRRADGFTDLPRSAYEAVLEMLSGRYPSEDFAELRPRLIWHRDSNLLQARKGSQRLAVTSGGTIPDRGMFGVFLVGEGAGRRVGELDEEMVYESRVGDVVTLGTTSWRIEAITHDQVQVTPAPGVPGRLPFWKGDAPARPAELGRALGGFVREIAAQPAAESKPRLLSAGLDDWAADNLIGYLAEQQKATRGLPTDRELIFERFRDELGDWRVCIHSPLGSAVHAPWALAIEAAARERYGVEASATATNDGIVLRIPDTESDPPGAELIIADPDALEQIVTEEVGGSALFASRFRECAARALLLPRRDPRSRSPLWQQRMRSAQLLGVASRYPEFPIVLETMRECLTDVFDLDSLLDVQRRIAGQQLRIVEVETKDPSPFAKSLLFGYVGEFVYEGDVPLAEKKAAALSLDAGLLAELLGKDGLEQLLDPEVIAEVEADLQWLSEDRRATRTEQLYDLIRTAGPFRTDELAARVGPDVDLDAAVAELIKDRRIALVRIAGDERLAVTEDLPRLRDGLGIPLPPGTAADVGSTGDRPITDLVQRWARSHGPFVAETIADRYGLGIGVITAALSDLIADGTVIAGSFTRPTEVPEPVEGQIPEPVEEHQALDRRRQYCHQRNLALIKRRTLAKLRHGIEPVDQVAYQRFLTDWQGIGSGVRGTEAVLSVLEQLAGYRLPASMIESMILPARVADYSPAMLDELTAAGEVVWIGDGALGDADGWIRFYPRDSELPDAGGDVPGPLAAELLQRFAGGGGFFFESLIPDDLEPGRRADLVQALWDLVWSGHVTGDTFAPVRALTVDGTMKRPATPTARLRGGRGMRPRFGPGGGLSRRTPRPGFAASSPTTAGRWSAVPRPAEPDVRGRYAGELFNQLDRYGVLTRGSVLNENIDGGFGNAYRALSTLEESGECRRGYFIDHLGAAQFAVPGAIDRLRDHQRDLDLETPTAVVLAATDPACAYGAALPWPERAGHRPGRKAGALVVLVDGLLTLYVERGGRTLLAFTEVDQLLAPAARALADAVTDGKLGRVTIERANGEQIFTAQRLRMLLEDAGFRMTPQGLRLRPRSGDRQR
- a CDS encoding ArsR/SmtB family transcription factor, with protein sequence MLLAARKDDVAGIDVLARFGRALADPIRCRLLLVLRDAPAYPSDLAEQLGISRTRLSNHLACLRDCGLVVAVPDGRRSRYELADRRLGHALDDLQNAVIAVAADRTCATADTESCC
- a CDS encoding NmrA family NAD(P)-binding protein, coding for MIVLTGATGQIGAVVLRSLLDRGEKVRVVVRDADRLPTDLRDQVDVVVGSHADRSVIDQALDGAEALFWLPPSNPTATSPYEAYVTASVPAADAVVRHSVPRVVTVSALGQQVQTYAGHVSASHAMDDLFASTGADLRVLAMPTFMDNLLRQRAAIGKGFVTGTLPADLRMPWVATRDIGAVAAEVLADHSWTGQQIVEVMGPEDLSYNDVAKVLSDVLGTPIRFVPGDRAADVETMISFGLSPAMAESAMAMDRAAERGINNAATRTPQNATPTTLREFAEKVLKPAVTQ
- a CDS encoding amidohydrolase family protein — encoded protein: MTDDVDRYFSSAGSRAADRSGRRDLVPESGIVDHQFHWYPRRYLDLLAGRRDYPRVEVVDGGARLLELDGDLTQPAVETLSADIDDHLSQAATAGIGQIVVGPATLGEILHLDPAEATELLSVLHQEYADAQARHPGRVAALAALPMQDAGAALKIMDQAIGELGLRGVSLLTANEGRPLVDEDVIAVYRQIAEHDVPIFLHPAGRAPLRAHARGFRQQVGLGWVYQTAAAALEIIDSGLLDLLPQLQFVHPHLGGVLPYVVGRVSPIPGSRAAQPIEHYLRHNFFVDTAAQTPAALSTAIATYGLDRIVFASDHPFIPMTQMRALIEDQLTGTETTAIYANRVGNLRYGE
- a CDS encoding SDR family NAD(P)-dependent oxidoreductase, whose translation is MTKQQALIIGASRGIGLGLVERLLERDWEVTATSRRAADHGLADLADRFAGRLQPEQVDIDSEDQVTALHQRLAGSAFDLILINAGVTHDRWETVAEVSTDTFQRLMLTNALSPMRFIERFQDRTTPSGTLAVTSSGQGSITNNTRVTGWEVYRASKSALNQLMRSFAARHPDDSHTLLLLAPGWVRTELGGPEATLSVEQSTAGLADVIEAQAGRRGLQFLDQAGRTVPW
- a CDS encoding DUF3046 domain-containing protein → MRETEFWERMRTHLGDGYYRVWASQHNLGSLGGRTVDEAMAAGIDCKTIWRAVWAALELPARER